A DNA window from Pongo abelii isolate AG06213 chromosome 2, NHGRI_mPonAbe1-v2.0_pri, whole genome shotgun sequence contains the following coding sequences:
- the CSNKA2IP gene encoding casein kinase II subunit alpha'-interacting protein codes for MVPLAYYGQHFVPLDYFYQLSSANTLTHQHTGEKLNQFNKQPMAKVQSHSNHFAAPPLGSNRKVQRCSVLPSPKSQDKISQSFCNRILNSPLFPARHQNTPSIGLHWRSSLWPAQRALNSHLLHSKAQTTSSSDLNMTSSLELNQTALSSQLPFCKPQTTSSSLDVCWRSPSLKSHQRVSSSSLFCLQNQEIPSINTIWTSSSLGPKRKALSSTLLQSKPQKTSSLDYLWTSSLQRNQRSLSSPSLNTKLHTSDLFWTSPSFKPNQMALTSPLLDSRLQKTPILNSNPTIGSLPVSHSKTRQSASSYFVHPSENLPLFQLNSQSMFMLDCNFQTTNSPVCHSKFQNTTSPNDKHRVTHLPSPHPKTNVSGRLLSSSKHCTRNTAASTLGFRLQSKSSFEFSPKTESNTEISWSLKCSQPCIVKGGTAPDDVVNKIVNSISNTRIQRDLCRQILFRRMRGRPNPRPGPRLSSNYVVCLACASCIKSPCNHLRGKKNPRCATLSVIPTPEANSEGKIEVKLVLILSLPETFSSCLPFPMKENQPNEAPEDNLEGIEKIQQFSPTSERDIQGLNMKQIWWAAAPENKVIGQQPQAIDWLFYVKKNNSQPQSLLPPSSSSTSSSSTTSSSSSVASASSDSSSSSSSSSSFSISPSSPSPSKEFMTLTLSRPVFPKVLSYYRLPAGVSWLEFICSKDYQLHPRKPNRSQSSSLKTKPVRNNNTVKWRKAANTLFKFFRTK; via the coding sequence ATGGTGCCATTAGCATATTATGGTCAACACTTTGTGCCATTAGACTACTTCTACCAGCTGTCCTCAGCCAATACATTAACACATCAACATACAGGTGAAAAACTAAATCAATTCAATAAACAACCTATGGCCAAAGTGCAATCCCATAGCAATCACTTTGCAGCACCTCCATTGGGCTCCAATAGGAAGGTCCAGAGATGCTCAGTATTGCCTTCTCCCAAATCTCAGGATAAAATTTCACAGAGCTTCTGtaataggattctgaattcaCCATTGTTCCCTGCCAGGCATCAGAACACACCTTCAATAGGCCTCCACTGGAGAAGTTCATTGTGGCCTGCTCAAAGAGCCCTGAACTCTCATTTGTTGCACTCCAAAGCTCAAACAACATCTTCATCTGACCTCAACATGACATCATCACTGGAGCTCAATCAAACAGCCCTGAGTTCACAATTACCCTTCTGTAAACCTCAAACAACATCTTCAAGCCTAGATGTTTGCTGGAGATCACCTTCATTGAAGTCTCATCAAAGAGTCTCAAGTTCATCATTATTTTGCCTCCAAAATCAAGAAATACCTTCCATAAACACCATTTGGACATCATCTTCCTTGGGACCCAAACGAAAAGCCCTTAGCTCGACATTGCTTCAATCCAAACCTCAGAAAACATCCTCATTGGACTACCTTTGGACATCTTCACTGCAGCGCAATCAAAGATCTTTGAGTTCACCATCACTCAACACAAAACTTCACACAAGTGACTTATTTTGGACATCACCTTCTTTCAAACCCAATCAAATGGCTCTTACCTCTCCATTGCTTGACTCTAGGCTTCAGAAAACACCTATATTGAACTCTAACCCCACTATTGGAAGCTTACCAGTGTCCCATTCAAAAACAAGGCAATCAGCATCATCATATTTTGTCCACCCATCTGAGAATTTACCATTATTTCAGCTCAATTCTCAGTCAATGTTTATGCTTGATTGTAACTTCCAGACCACGAATTCACCTGTCTGTCACTCCAAGTTTCAGAATACCACTTCACCAAATGACAAACACCGAGTCACACATCTACCATCACCCCATCCGAAAACAAATGTCTCAGGTCGATTATTATCAAGCTCCAAACACTGCACCAGGAACACAGCTGCTTCAACATTAGGTTTCAGACTCCAGAGTAAAAGCAGCTTTGAGTTTTCTCCAAAGACAGAATCAAATACGGAAATTTCATGGTCTTTAAAATGTAGTCAGCCCTGCATTGTTAAAGGTGGAACCGCCCCTGATGATGTTGTAAATAAAATTGTCAATTCTATCTCGAATACCAGAATACAGAGGGATCTCTGCAGGCAGATTTTGTTTAGAAGGATGAGGGGAAGGCCAAATCCTCGTCCTGGTCCTCGTTTGTCATCAAATTATGTGGTTTGCTTAGCTTGTGCTTCCTGCATAAAATCTCCATGTAACCAtcttagaggaaagaaaaatcctCGTTGTGCAACACTTTCTGTCATACCAACACCTGAGGCCAATTCTGAGGGCAAAATAGAAGTGAAATTAGTTCTTATCCTTTCTCTACCAGAGACTTTCTCATCTTGTCTCCCATTTCCTATGAAAGAAAATCAGCCTAACGAAGCCCCTGAAGACAACCTTGAAGGAATAGAGAAGATACAGCAGTTTTCCCCCACATCTGAACGGGATATCCAGGGACTTAATATGAAGCAAATATGGTGGGCGGCAGCCCCTGAAAACAAAGTTATAGGCCAACAGCCCCAGGCTATTGACTGGctgttttatgttaaaaaaaacaattctCAGCCACAATCCCTGCTcccaccctcttcctcctccacttcctcctcctccaccacctcctcctcctcctctgttgCCTCTGCCTCTTCTGActcctcttcttcatcttcttcctcctcttccttttccatctcaccctcttctccctctccttccaaaGAGTTTATGACCCTCACTCTCTCACGTCCTGTATTCCCTAAGGTACTTAGTTACTATCGGTTGCCTGCAGGGGTCTCCTGGCTTGAGTTTATATGCAGTAAAGATTACCAGCTGCATCCCAGAAAACCAAATCGAAGCCAATCATCATCTCTCAAAACAAAGCCTGTGAGGAACAACAATACAGTAAAATGGAGAAAGGCAGCAAACACACTCTTCAAATTTTTCCGGACAAAATGA